One genomic region from Streptomyces sp. Li-HN-5-11 encodes:
- a CDS encoding Gfo/Idh/MocA family oxidoreductase, with amino-acid sequence MPSDTARRRCAVVGLGARARLFTAALAGPYADRVELVGFCAVNPHRMAVHNEWIGASVPAYAARDFTEMPRRERVDLVVVRTVDGTHNHYIVQALEAGCDVVTEKPMTTDADRARRILDAQRRTGREVRVAFNYRCNPVHATVRETIAAGEVGSVHFEWLLGLRHGADYFRRRHREKADSGGPMVHKAGGRRRRRGTLAGDRAGREPVLRVGRSGADPGPDRHLTFPGSLADEFRCAGGSIPAQRDEWRARWARRTRIR; translated from the coding sequence ATGCCTTCCGACACCGCACGCCGCCGCTGCGCCGTGGTGGGACTGGGCGCCCGCGCCCGGCTCTTCACCGCTGCACTCGCCGGTCCCTACGCGGACCGGGTCGAGCTGGTCGGTTTCTGCGCTGTCAACCCCCACCGAATGGCCGTCCACAACGAGTGGATCGGCGCCTCGGTACCCGCCTACGCGGCCAGGGACTTCACCGAGATGCCGCGCCGCGAACGCGTCGACCTCGTCGTCGTGCGCACCGTGGACGGCACCCACAACCACTACATCGTGCAGGCCCTGGAGGCCGGCTGCGACGTCGTCACCGAGAAGCCCATGACGACGGACGCCGACCGCGCCCGCCGCATCCTCGACGCCCAGCGGCGCACCGGCCGCGAGGTGCGGGTCGCCTTCAACTACCGCTGCAACCCGGTGCACGCCACCGTGCGCGAGACCATCGCGGCAGGCGAGGTCGGCTCCGTTCACTTCGAATGGCTCCTCGGCCTGCGCCACGGCGCCGACTACTTCCGCCGCCGGCACCGCGAGAAGGCCGACTCCGGCGGCCCGATGGTGCACAAGGCGGGCGGCCGACGCCGTCGACGGGGCACGCTCGCTGGTGACCGGGCCGGCCGCGAACCGGTCCTTCGAGTCGGGCGCTCCGGTGCGGACCCGGGACCTGATCGACATCTGACGTTCCCCGGTTCGCTCGCCGATGAGTTTCGTTGTGCCGGAGGGTCCATCCCGGCACAACGAGACGAATGGAGAGCCCGATGGGCAAGGCGCACTCGCATCC